The window ATTCATCGTGCATGGAAACAATGAGGGCAGGGATTTTGGGTCTGAGGCTCTGGATTTCAGAAAGAAGCTCCAGGCCGCTTTTGTCCTTCAGGGTTATATCAATGATGACCATGTCCGGTTCCAGCTCTTCAAAGGCAGTACGTGCGGCATCCACGTCTTCGGCTTCTCCGCATATGGTCATATCCCTTTCCTCATTGATGAGGTGGGCAAGACCTTTGCGGAATACGGGGTGGTCATCCACGATCAGAATACGTGCGGTATGCGGCATAGGACTTCTGCTCCTGAATGGGGGCTGCGGTTTCGGATTTCGATGTCAGCACCAATGCGTCTGGCCCTGTGGGTCATGATTCCAAGCCCCATACCCTGATTGGGAAGGGGATGGGGCAGGCCCTGTCCATTATCCTTTATAAAGAGGTATATACCCTGTTTTTTGTTGTTGAGGCCAAGGTGAATCTGATCTGCACGGCCATGGCGCAGAGCATTGCTGACGGCCTCCTGGGCTATGCGGTAGAGATTCACCGCAGTATTGTGATCCATTTTCATATCTTGTGTGTCTGCTTCAAAACGGCACTGGACTTCGAAAACATTTTCTATGTGCTCTGCCAGCTGGGAAAGGGCTGCGGCCAGCCCCCCTGCATCCAGATTCACGGGGCAGAGGCCCTTGGCAATGTTTCTTGTTTTGGTTGTGGCTGAGCGGATCAGCTCTGTGATTTCTCCTGCTAGAATTGCACCGGGACTTTCTGCGGCAAGCAGCCTTTTGTGCAGCAGGCTTGCCATGGCCTCAACGCCCACAAGATGCTGGCCCAGATCATCATGGAGATCATAGCCGATTTTTCTGCGCTCTTCTTCGCTGGTGCGTAAAATTTCTTTTTCGAGCCTTCTTTGTTCCGTAATATCCAGAATGGCTGTCAGCATGCAGGCCTTGCCGTTGAAATCCACAATGTCTGCGGAGAGATTGCCGTGGCGGATTTCACCTCCATGGGTTCTGTAAGTCATTTCCCGCTGATGGAACTGGCCATGGTTCATCAGTTCCCTTGCAAGGCTTTTAAAAAGATCCGTGTCCGGCCAGAAGGCCATATCCCTTATCTTTGCGCTGACAATGCTTTTTTCCGGATAGCCGGTCATTTTCAGGAGGGTATTGTTGACATCCAGTATGAGACCTTCATCCATGGTGGCAATCATCATGGCCACTGGGCTTGAGTGAAAGGCCTTGGCAAATTTTTCCTCGGATATTTTAAGGGCTTCTTCGGTTTTTCTGCGCTGGGTGATGTCCAGTACCGATGCAATGCTTTGCAGGGTTCCGGGAATCATGGCTACGGTCATGGTAGCGATGAGGGGATCACCATTTTTATTCCGCAGGCGGCATTCGTAGGTTCTGGGGGCGGCATCGGGATCAATTCTTCTCAAGTGATGGTAGTGCTTCATGCGCTCCCGGTCGGCCACATTTTCCACAAAGACCGTCCAGACCTGTCGTCCTTCCACCTCGTGGCGGCTGAAACCGGACAGTTTTTCAAATTCCGCATTCACCATGGCGATGGTGGCATCCTTTTCAATGAGCATGGTTGCCGTTCCCGTATTGGCAAATACGGTGCGGTAGGTTTCTTCGGATTTTTTAAGGGCCTGCTGAGCTTTTCGCAGGGCTGCTGCATCGCCTTCCAGCCTCTGGATGCGGCGTTTCAGTTTTCTGGTTTCCTTAAGGAATCCAGAGCCTGACTGACGGAGACTGTGCAGGGGTCTCATGGGGTTTCTCCATTTTTTGGGTGTACCTTATACAGATATCAGACAGGTGCAGAACATGGGTCTTTGACCTATGCTAAAAAAGGTTTTTCATGGGTTCTTAAAACCGTGGGTGCCGGATTTTTTTTCACGAACAGGGAGGATACTATGCAAAAAATGAAATTTTTACAATCCGATCCCCGTTCACCATGAAAAAAGGAGAATACCCATGACAGCAATGCAAACCCGTTTTATGGCCGATGTGGAAGCCTGTGTGGATACCATCATTGAAACCGTGGGCAAGGACGTTGTTCTGGGAATGCCCCTTGCGCTGGGTAAATCCCACCATGTTACCAATGGTCTTTATGCAAGGGCGAAAAAAGATCCTGAAATGAAACTCACCATCCTCACGGCCCTTGCTCTGGAAAAGCCTTCCCCTTCCAGTGAGCTGGAACGGCGCATGCTGGAACCCATTGTGGCCCGCATTTGGGAGGGTGTCCCGGATTTTGATTATATGAAAGATTACAGAAATGGAAAAATGCCGGAAAATGTCACGGTCCGCGAATTTTTCTACAAAGCTGGCAGTTATATGAATGTACCCGCAGCCCAGCAGGAATATATCAGCAGCAATTATACCCATGTGGTGAGGGATCTTGAGGTTAATGCCATCAATGTTTATTGCCATATTGTGGCCAGAGGAGAGGAAAACGGGCAGCTTGTGTTCAGCGATTCCTGTAACTCGGATCTGGGGCAGGATATCATTGATTATATGGAAAAATCCAAGGCAGCAGGACGTCGTGTCATGCATGTGGCCCATGTAAACCGGCATCTTCCCTTCATGTACGGAGATGCGGTGAACACACCGGATGTATTTGATATTGTCCTTGAAGGGGAGGAGATGCACACGCCTCTCTTTTCAGTGCCTAAGGCTTCCGTTGCCGTGGCGGATCATGCCATAGGGCTGCATGTGAGCAGCCTTGTAAAAGATGGCGGTACCTTGCAGATTGGCATTGGCGCACTGGGGGATGCCATTGCGGACAGCCTTATCCTGCGCCATGAAAAAAATGATGTCTACCGCAGCCTGCTGGCCGATGCCGGGATTGAGGAACACTATGGAGACCTTGTGGACAGTATCGGCGGCAGAAAGCCCTTTGAAGAAGGGCTTTACGGTGCAACAGAAATGTTGGTGGAAGCCTTTATGTACCTTTACAAGGCCGGTATTCTTAAACGTAAAGTCTACCAGAATGAAAATCTGCAGCGCTTTGTAAATGATGGATCTCTGAAGGAAGTGGTAAGGCCTGAGGCATTGGCTATGCTTCTTTCCGAAAAACCCTTCTATCCCATGCTGATGAAAGAAGATTTTGACATCCTTCAGTATTACGGACTCTTTCAGGAGGGTCTTGTATATGATGATTTTCAGATTAAAGACAGGGCTGGCAATTTCTGGACAGCGGATCTCAGGGATGAAAATTACAGAAAGGAGCTGGCAGGGGCCCTTTGTGGTGGCAGCCTGAAAAACGGAGTGCTGCTCCATGCAGGCTTTTTCATCGGTTCCAATGATTTCTATGAAGGTCTGCGCACCATGGATGCCGATGAACGCAGGCTTTTCAGCATGACAGGGGTGGATGTGGTCAACCAGCTTTATGGCAATGAAAGGCTGCGGGCCCTTCAGCGCAAAGATGCCCGTTTTGTGAACACGGGCATGAAGCTCTCACTTCTGGGCAATGTCTGTTCCGATGCCCTGGAAGATGGCCGTGTGGTTTCCGGTGTGGGGGGGCAGTACAATTTTGTGGCCATGGCCCATGCCTTAAAGGATGCAAGGCTTATCATGATGCTTCGCTCCACCGGGTTCAGGGGAGGGCAGACCGTATCCAATGTGGTCTTTAATTATGGTCACACCACCATTCCCCGCCATCTGCGGGATATTGTGGTGACGGAATACGGCATTGCGGATCTGCGGGGGCGTTCGGACAGGGAAATCATCTCAAGGGTCCTTGCGGTGACGGATTCCAGATTCCAGGAAGGCCTGCTGAAAAAGGCAAAGGATGCGGGTAAAATTCCACAACATTATATTATTCCCGAAGCCTTCCGCAACAACACGCCCCAGCGCCTTAACGCCCTTGCGGCAAAATATAAAAATCAGGCTGTTTTTGCACCTTTTCCCTTTGGATCGGAATTTACAAGGGAAGAACAGGTTCTTGGGAGATCCCTGCGGGGACTTAAACAGAATATAGCCCGGAAAAAATGGGCCACCATAGGCGGTATTCTCGGTGGTCTGTTCAGGCCTGCTCCTGAGTCAGCCCATCCCTTCCTGCAACGCATGGGGCTGGATCAGCCTTCAAACTTCAAGGAAAAGCTTTTGCGCAGCGTGGTTACCCACGCTCTGATTTCCAGCGGAAGCCTTGATGCTGCCGTCAGCCGTCAGGAAACGGTTTCGGAAAAGGCCATGAAACCCGCTGCTGCGAGGGTGACAGTGCGATAGTCTGGTTCCTGAATCTGTATTTGCCGCTGGTTCAAGTTGCTTCAGGCGGTGAAAAGGTTGAAAAAGAGATTTTATGACTGCCCGGAGGCCTGTTTATGGCTTTCGGGTAGTTTTTTTTGAACATTCCTTCCGCATACCCGATCAGCGTGGCAGTTCGGTGCCTTCGTTCATGATCCGGATATATTCCACATAGGAATAGATGCGGTTTCTCTTCTGCCCGGTTACTTCTTTGACGATGCCAAGCTGCTCTAATTCACGCAGGCACGCGTTTACTGTAGCCGGTGAAAGCTGGGTCTTTTCCTTTATCCAGTTTGGCGAAGCCATCGGTCGTTCCAGCATCGCTTTGTGAATCAGGTGTGCCGAGCCGGAAATACGCTTCAGTCCATTAATCCGCTGGCCATCCTCAGCTGAAAGCCTCATCAATTGTTGAGCTGTATTCACTGCCTGTGTTGCTGTGTGAATGACCGCATCAGCAAAGAAATGGAGCCATGCCTCCCAGTCACCGGTCAAGCGGATCTCATTCAACAGCTCATAGTACCGCTGCCGATGAGTCTTGAAATATAAACTCAGGTAGAGCATGGGTTCCTTCAGTACCTTCTCAGAACAAAGCAGTAAGGTAATTATTAAACGACCAAGACGCCCGTTACCATCGAGAAACGGGTGGATCGTTTCAAACTGAACATGCGCCAACGCAGCTTTGATCAGAACCGAGGTCTTTTGCGGCTGATCGTGTAAAAACAACTCCAGCTTGCCCATGCACTCCTGAACATATTCCGGAGGCGGAGGCACGAACGCCGCCGTACCGGCACAGCTGCCACCAATCCAATTCTGGCTTCTACGAAACTCACCCGGATCACACTCCTTGCCACGCCCCTTCGACAGCAGAACGCTATGAATCTCTTTCAGTAAGCGAAGCGAGAGCGGAAAATCTTCATTCAACCGATTCAAGCCATGATTCAACGCCGCCACATAATTGCTGACCTCCTGCACGTCATTGAGCGGCACACCGGGTTGATGTTCAAGCTCGAATAACAGCAGGTCTGAAAGGGAGGATTGGGTTCCCTCGATCATTGAGGACAGAACGGCCTCTTTGCGTACATACATATAAAGGAAGAGAGAAGTGTCCGGCAGCAATACTGAAACGCTGTCCAGACGACCAAGAGCCAGCAGGGCCTGATCAAACTTTTCCCGGAGTTCTGATGACCACTCAATCGGTGGTGTGGGTGGTAACGGAGCCGGAACAAAGGCTTGTGTCTTTTCCCCGATGGTCGAAATGGTTACGTAATGGCCTTGTAGATCACGCTTCATGGTCTTATTTCACTTTTTGAATCAATGGTTTTTTTTATTTTAACTTAGAAGGTAAACTAAAATAATGTAATGAACACCGATTGTAAAGGGAAAAGCCCTTATTCTTAGTGGTATCTGCAAAATATGTGGTGGCAAGGCGGTGAGATTTGTGAAGCCTGAAGAATAGTCTCGTTCGTTTGAGGGCGGGCATTTTTAATGGCCATATATGGATCAAAAGTATTGGCCATTGACATCAGGAATCAGATTTTTTTTAATTGTTTTTCAGGATGGCTGCATGTACGGGGGCCAGCTCTGCTCCACTTCTTTTCCTCTTTTAAGAATTGAGC is drawn from Desulfobotulus mexicanus and contains these coding sequences:
- a CDS encoding acetyl-CoA hydrolase/transferase C-terminal domain-containing protein: MTAMQTRFMADVEACVDTIIETVGKDVVLGMPLALGKSHHVTNGLYARAKKDPEMKLTILTALALEKPSPSSELERRMLEPIVARIWEGVPDFDYMKDYRNGKMPENVTVREFFYKAGSYMNVPAAQQEYISSNYTHVVRDLEVNAINVYCHIVARGEENGQLVFSDSCNSDLGQDIIDYMEKSKAAGRRVMHVAHVNRHLPFMYGDAVNTPDVFDIVLEGEEMHTPLFSVPKASVAVADHAIGLHVSSLVKDGGTLQIGIGALGDAIADSLILRHEKNDVYRSLLADAGIEEHYGDLVDSIGGRKPFEEGLYGATEMLVEAFMYLYKAGILKRKVYQNENLQRFVNDGSLKEVVRPEALAMLLSEKPFYPMLMKEDFDILQYYGLFQEGLVYDDFQIKDRAGNFWTADLRDENYRKELAGALCGGSLKNGVLLHAGFFIGSNDFYEGLRTMDADERRLFSMTGVDVVNQLYGNERLRALQRKDARFVNTGMKLSLLGNVCSDALEDGRVVSGVGGQYNFVAMAHALKDARLIMMLRSTGFRGGQTVSNVVFNYGHTTIPRHLRDIVVTEYGIADLRGRSDREIISRVLAVTDSRFQEGLLKKAKDAGKIPQHYIIPEAFRNNTPQRLNALAAKYKNQAVFAPFPFGSEFTREEQVLGRSLRGLKQNIARKKWATIGGILGGLFRPAPESAHPFLQRMGLDQPSNFKEKLLRSVVTHALISSGSLDAAVSRQETVSEKAMKPAAARVTVR
- a CDS encoding PAS domain-containing sensor histidine kinase — protein: MRPLHSLRQSGSGFLKETRKLKRRIQRLEGDAAALRKAQQALKKSEETYRTVFANTGTATMLIEKDATIAMVNAEFEKLSGFSRHEVEGRQVWTVFVENVADRERMKHYHHLRRIDPDAAPRTYECRLRNKNGDPLIATMTVAMIPGTLQSIASVLDITQRRKTEEALKISEEKFAKAFHSSPVAMMIATMDEGLILDVNNTLLKMTGYPEKSIVSAKIRDMAFWPDTDLFKSLARELMNHGQFHQREMTYRTHGGEIRHGNLSADIVDFNGKACMLTAILDITEQRRLEKEILRTSEEERRKIGYDLHDDLGQHLVGVEAMASLLHKRLLAAESPGAILAGEITELIRSATTKTRNIAKGLCPVNLDAGGLAAALSQLAEHIENVFEVQCRFEADTQDMKMDHNTAVNLYRIAQEAVSNALRHGRADQIHLGLNNKKQGIYLFIKDNGQGLPHPLPNQGMGLGIMTHRARRIGADIEIRNRSPHSGAEVLCRIPHVF
- a CDS encoding Fic family protein, yielding MKRDLQGHYVTISTIGEKTQAFVPAPLPPTPPIEWSSELREKFDQALLALGRLDSVSVLLPDTSLFLYMYVRKEAVLSSMIEGTQSSLSDLLLFELEHQPGVPLNDVQEVSNYVAALNHGLNRLNEDFPLSLRLLKEIHSVLLSKGRGKECDPGEFRRSQNWIGGSCAGTAAFVPPPPEYVQECMGKLELFLHDQPQKTSVLIKAALAHVQFETIHPFLDGNGRLGRLIITLLLCSEKVLKEPMLYLSLYFKTHRQRYYELLNEIRLTGDWEAWLHFFADAVIHTATQAVNTAQQLMRLSAEDGQRINGLKRISGSAHLIHKAMLERPMASPNWIKEKTQLSPATVNACLRELEQLGIVKEVTGQKRNRIYSYVEYIRIMNEGTELPR